A single genomic interval of Musa acuminata AAA Group cultivar baxijiao chromosome BXJ3-4, Cavendish_Baxijiao_AAA, whole genome shotgun sequence harbors:
- the LOC135636848 gene encoding heterogeneous nuclear ribonucleoprotein 1-like isoform X1: MEPTSPSSSSSPSPPEVAGPSSSSSSSLTQPEQRTKLFVGGISSDTQEKDLEEHFRAFGELKQVMVLRDRVTGIGRGFGFVLFAHSEGAETALKNPKHVILRRTVEVKQAIPRDKIHQNQNPNQTRGSTRNSNGDVNNGRNTNSKKIFIGGLPRSITQHELKSYFEKFGSVVDTVVIYDNVTQRPRGFGFITFSSEDSVAMVLQKSFHELDGKPVQVKIGVPKDDTNCTNNRNNNNHHSPRAFGGRGGRRPVYVPYQDPFYQSFGGNGYSQYCAATPFPHYPYGQPYGGVYNSGIGYRGHYGNSGSPWNNLSGMVAPVAYTSYVNIGYGSNMFVSTLNYTQDHGSDSDNENQDGPNVQTGTVGTATET; encoded by the exons ATGGAGCCGACttcgccgtcgtcgtcgtcgtcgccgtcgccgCCGGAAGTCGCTGGgccgtcctcttcctcctcctcgtcgttgACGCAGCCGGAGCAGAGAACGAAGCTGTTCGTGGGCGGCATCTCGTCGGACACGCAGGAGAAGGATCTGGAGGAGCACTTCCGGGCGTTCGGAGAGCTGAAGCAGGTGATGGTGTTGAGAGACCGGGTCACCGGGATCGGGAGGGGCTTCGGCTTCGTCCTGTTCGCCCACTCGGAGGGCGCCGAGACCGCGCTCAAGAACCCCAAGCATGTCATTCTTCGGAGAACG GTTGAAGTGAAGCAAGCCATACCGAGAGATAAAATCCACCAAAACCAGAATCCTAATCAGACCAGGGGGTCCACCAGAAATAGCAATGGTGACGTTAACAATGGCAGGAACACTAACTCAAAAAAGATTTTTATAGGAGGTTTACCGCGTAGTATCACACAACATGAGCTAAAGAGTTATTTTGAGAAGTTTGGATCTGTTGTCGATACAGTTGTTATATATGATAATGTGACACAACGGCCAAGGGGTTTTGGCTTCATCACATTTTCTTCTGAGGACTCTGTGGCGATGGTACTACAGAAAAGCTTCCACGAGTTGGATGGGAAGCCTGTACAGGTCAAGATAGGAGTTCCAAAAGATGACACTAATTGTACAAATAacagaaataataataatcatcatagtCCAAGAGCTTTTGGCGGAAGAGGTGGAAGAAGGCCTGTTTATGTCCCCTATCAAGACCCTTTTTACCAAAGCTTTGGAGGTAATGGTTATTCTCAATATTGTGCAGCAACACCTTTTCCTCATTACCCTTATGGACAACCTTATGGAGGAGTATATAATTCTGGCATTGGATATAGGGGCCATTACGGAAATTCTGGGAGCCCTTGGAATAATTTAAGTGGAATGGTTGCACCTGTTGCCTATACCTCTTATGTCAACATAGGTTATGGAAGTAACATGTTTGTGTCCACTTTGAATTATACTCAAGATCATGGATCTGACAGCGATAATGAAAACCAAGATGGTCCTAATGTACAAACAGGGACAGTTGGGACTGCAACAGAGACATGA
- the LOC135636848 gene encoding heterogeneous nuclear ribonucleoprotein 1-like isoform X2 has translation MEPTSPSSSSSPSPPEVAGPSSSSSSSLTQPEQRTKLFVGGISSDTQEKDLEEHFRAFGELKQVMVLRDRVTGIGRGFGFVLFAHSEGAETALKNPKHVILRRTVEVKQAIPRDKIHQNQNPNQTRGSTRNSNGDVNNGRNTNSKKIFIGGLPRSITQHELKSYFEKFGSVVDTVVIYDNVTQRPRGFGFITFSSEDSVAMVLQKSFHELDGKPVQVKIGVPKDDTNCTNNRNNNNHHSPRAFGGRGGRRPVYVPYQDPFYQSFGGAITEILGALGII, from the exons ATGGAGCCGACttcgccgtcgtcgtcgtcgtcgccgtcgccgCCGGAAGTCGCTGGgccgtcctcttcctcctcctcgtcgttgACGCAGCCGGAGCAGAGAACGAAGCTGTTCGTGGGCGGCATCTCGTCGGACACGCAGGAGAAGGATCTGGAGGAGCACTTCCGGGCGTTCGGAGAGCTGAAGCAGGTGATGGTGTTGAGAGACCGGGTCACCGGGATCGGGAGGGGCTTCGGCTTCGTCCTGTTCGCCCACTCGGAGGGCGCCGAGACCGCGCTCAAGAACCCCAAGCATGTCATTCTTCGGAGAACG GTTGAAGTGAAGCAAGCCATACCGAGAGATAAAATCCACCAAAACCAGAATCCTAATCAGACCAGGGGGTCCACCAGAAATAGCAATGGTGACGTTAACAATGGCAGGAACACTAACTCAAAAAAGATTTTTATAGGAGGTTTACCGCGTAGTATCACACAACATGAGCTAAAGAGTTATTTTGAGAAGTTTGGATCTGTTGTCGATACAGTTGTTATATATGATAATGTGACACAACGGCCAAGGGGTTTTGGCTTCATCACATTTTCTTCTGAGGACTCTGTGGCGATGGTACTACAGAAAAGCTTCCACGAGTTGGATGGGAAGCCTGTACAGGTCAAGATAGGAGTTCCAAAAGATGACACTAATTGTACAAATAacagaaataataataatcatcatagtCCAAGAGCTTTTGGCGGAAGAGGTGGAAGAAGGCCTGTTTATGTCCCCTATCAAGACCCTTTTTACCAAAGCTTTGGAG GGGCCATTACGGAAATTCTGGGAGCCCTTGGAATAATTTAA
- the LOC135636126 gene encoding growth-regulating factor 7-like isoform X1, with protein sequence MHRTKPCSRSRTRRLEVEGGEMDLGGLIGVDDGLVTSASSFHGGDVLSSFHGRHDWSCLKMAKTEASSLLPDGEQPLDFSASKPESLLLTSDGRVPTSSYTGHAGLHFGRLGVNSQGSFTPSQLMELENQTLIYNYIDANARIPSNPFSPIGFSAFSTGSLRASACSKRAWRMEDCCSELMGSFHGGTCGNADSEPGRCRRTDGKKWRCTRNAVGDQKYCERHLNRGRHRSRKPVEGPCGRATRPTPFISSSQAGLGSRSCDGLAMARQQMSNLQPQLNRIKLSEEKASTRSKVSEELCKLTLLSSFPCPKLSFHEDFGFVSTCSSSLPPSSSRIDNKRNVLPPFELDEQQLQPRQFTWYGRGDMQFDSDELSAPMPMISDFLSCSSSPHESSVIWEGSAGGPLAEALKNTGKAPDHAKQSSLDLSVWPHYK encoded by the exons ATGCACAGGACAAAACCCTGTTCTCGTAGTAGGACCCGTAGACTCGAGGTCGAGGGTGGAGAAATGGACTTGGGTGGGTTGATCGGCGTTGATGATGGATTGGTGACCAGTGCGTCTTCTTTCCACGGTGGTGATGTGCTCTCTTCTTTCCACGGGAGGCATGATTGGAGCTGTCTCAAGATGGCAAAAACTGAAGCTTCCTCTCTCTTGCCTGATGGAGAGCAACCGCTCGACTTCTCTGCATCAAAGCCGGAGTCTTTGCTGCTCACAAGTGATGGTAGAGTGCCGACTTCCTCTTACACTGGACATGCAG GCTTGCATTTTGGTAGATTGGGTGTCAACTCTCAAGGCAGCTTCACTCCCTCTCAGTTGATGGAGCTCGAGAACCAGACCCTGATCTACAATTACATTGATGCAAATGCCAGAATACCAAGCAATCCATTTAGCCCAATTGGATTCTCTGCCTTCTCAACTGGATCTCTTAGAGCCTCTGCATGTAGTAAGAGAGCATGGCGAATGGAAGATTGCTGTT CTGAACTTATGGGATCATTCCATGGGGGAACATGTGGGAACGCCGATTCAGAGCCCGGAAGATGCCGTCGGACCGACGGCAAGAAATGGCGGTGCACGAGAAACGCAGTTGGTGACCAGAAGTACTGCGAGCGGCATCTGAATCGGGGCCGCCATCGTTCAAGAAAGCCGGTGGAAGGACCCTGCGGTCGAGCCACGCGCCCGACGCCTTTCATCTCCTCTTCGCAGGCTGGTCTCGGCAGTCGATCATGCGACGGCTTGGCAATGGCTCGGCAGCAGATGAGCAACCTGCAGCCACAGCTCAATCG GATTAAACTAAGCGAAGAGAAGGCAAGCACTCGTTCTAAGGTCTCGGAAGAACTCTGCAAGCTAACCTTGCTCAGCTCATTCCCATGTCCAAAACTCTCCTTTCATGAAGATTTTGGATTCGTTTCCACTTGTTCCTCctctcttcccccgagcagctccCGGATAGACAACAAGAGGAATGTCCTCCCACCTTTTGAACTGGATGAGCAACAGCTCCAACCTCGACAATTCACCTGGTATGGGAGAGGAGACATGCAGTTCGACAGCGACGAGCTCTCTGCCCCCATGCCAATGATTTCCGACTTCTTGTCCTGCTCTTCCTCTCCACATGAATCGAGTGTCATTTGGGAAGGCTCTGCCGGTGGGCCGCTTGCAGAGGCTTTGAAGAACACTGGCAAGGCTCCAGATCATGCTAAGCAATCATCCTTGGATCTCAGTGTGTGGCCGCACTACAAGTAG
- the LOC135636126 gene encoding growth-regulating factor 7-like isoform X2 — protein MHRTKPCSRSRTRRLEVEGGEMDLGGLIGVDDGLVTSASSFHGGDVLSSFHGRHDWSCLKMAKTEASSLLPDGEQPLDFSASKPESLLLTSDGRVPTSSYTGHAGLHFGRLGVNSQGSFTPSQLMELENQTLIYNYIDANARIPSNPFSPIGFSAFSTGSLRASACTELMGSFHGGTCGNADSEPGRCRRTDGKKWRCTRNAVGDQKYCERHLNRGRHRSRKPVEGPCGRATRPTPFISSSQAGLGSRSCDGLAMARQQMSNLQPQLNRIKLSEEKASTRSKVSEELCKLTLLSSFPCPKLSFHEDFGFVSTCSSSLPPSSSRIDNKRNVLPPFELDEQQLQPRQFTWYGRGDMQFDSDELSAPMPMISDFLSCSSSPHESSVIWEGSAGGPLAEALKNTGKAPDHAKQSSLDLSVWPHYK, from the exons ATGCACAGGACAAAACCCTGTTCTCGTAGTAGGACCCGTAGACTCGAGGTCGAGGGTGGAGAAATGGACTTGGGTGGGTTGATCGGCGTTGATGATGGATTGGTGACCAGTGCGTCTTCTTTCCACGGTGGTGATGTGCTCTCTTCTTTCCACGGGAGGCATGATTGGAGCTGTCTCAAGATGGCAAAAACTGAAGCTTCCTCTCTCTTGCCTGATGGAGAGCAACCGCTCGACTTCTCTGCATCAAAGCCGGAGTCTTTGCTGCTCACAAGTGATGGTAGAGTGCCGACTTCCTCTTACACTGGACATGCAG GCTTGCATTTTGGTAGATTGGGTGTCAACTCTCAAGGCAGCTTCACTCCCTCTCAGTTGATGGAGCTCGAGAACCAGACCCTGATCTACAATTACATTGATGCAAATGCCAGAATACCAAGCAATCCATTTAGCCCAATTGGATTCTCTGCCTTCTCAACTGGATCTCTTAGAGCCTCTGCATGTA CTGAACTTATGGGATCATTCCATGGGGGAACATGTGGGAACGCCGATTCAGAGCCCGGAAGATGCCGTCGGACCGACGGCAAGAAATGGCGGTGCACGAGAAACGCAGTTGGTGACCAGAAGTACTGCGAGCGGCATCTGAATCGGGGCCGCCATCGTTCAAGAAAGCCGGTGGAAGGACCCTGCGGTCGAGCCACGCGCCCGACGCCTTTCATCTCCTCTTCGCAGGCTGGTCTCGGCAGTCGATCATGCGACGGCTTGGCAATGGCTCGGCAGCAGATGAGCAACCTGCAGCCACAGCTCAATCG GATTAAACTAAGCGAAGAGAAGGCAAGCACTCGTTCTAAGGTCTCGGAAGAACTCTGCAAGCTAACCTTGCTCAGCTCATTCCCATGTCCAAAACTCTCCTTTCATGAAGATTTTGGATTCGTTTCCACTTGTTCCTCctctcttcccccgagcagctccCGGATAGACAACAAGAGGAATGTCCTCCCACCTTTTGAACTGGATGAGCAACAGCTCCAACCTCGACAATTCACCTGGTATGGGAGAGGAGACATGCAGTTCGACAGCGACGAGCTCTCTGCCCCCATGCCAATGATTTCCGACTTCTTGTCCTGCTCTTCCTCTCCACATGAATCGAGTGTCATTTGGGAAGGCTCTGCCGGTGGGCCGCTTGCAGAGGCTTTGAAGAACACTGGCAAGGCTCCAGATCATGCTAAGCAATCATCCTTGGATCTCAGTGTGTGGCCGCACTACAAGTAG
- the LOC135636126 gene encoding growth-regulating factor 7-like isoform X3, giving the protein MHRTKPCSRSRTRRLEVEGGEMDLGGLIGVDDGLVTSASSFHGGDVLSSFHGRHDWSCLKMAKTEASSLLPDGEQPLDFSASKPESLLLTSDGRVPTSSYTGHAGLHFGRLGVNSQGSFTPSQLMELENQTLIYNYIDANARIPSNPFSPIGFSAFSTGSLRASASELMGSFHGGTCGNADSEPGRCRRTDGKKWRCTRNAVGDQKYCERHLNRGRHRSRKPVEGPCGRATRPTPFISSSQAGLGSRSCDGLAMARQQMSNLQPQLNRIKLSEEKASTRSKVSEELCKLTLLSSFPCPKLSFHEDFGFVSTCSSSLPPSSSRIDNKRNVLPPFELDEQQLQPRQFTWYGRGDMQFDSDELSAPMPMISDFLSCSSSPHESSVIWEGSAGGPLAEALKNTGKAPDHAKQSSLDLSVWPHYK; this is encoded by the exons ATGCACAGGACAAAACCCTGTTCTCGTAGTAGGACCCGTAGACTCGAGGTCGAGGGTGGAGAAATGGACTTGGGTGGGTTGATCGGCGTTGATGATGGATTGGTGACCAGTGCGTCTTCTTTCCACGGTGGTGATGTGCTCTCTTCTTTCCACGGGAGGCATGATTGGAGCTGTCTCAAGATGGCAAAAACTGAAGCTTCCTCTCTCTTGCCTGATGGAGAGCAACCGCTCGACTTCTCTGCATCAAAGCCGGAGTCTTTGCTGCTCACAAGTGATGGTAGAGTGCCGACTTCCTCTTACACTGGACATGCAG GCTTGCATTTTGGTAGATTGGGTGTCAACTCTCAAGGCAGCTTCACTCCCTCTCAGTTGATGGAGCTCGAGAACCAGACCCTGATCTACAATTACATTGATGCAAATGCCAGAATACCAAGCAATCCATTTAGCCCAATTGGATTCTCTGCCTTCTCAACTGGATCTCTTAGAGCCTCTGCAT CTGAACTTATGGGATCATTCCATGGGGGAACATGTGGGAACGCCGATTCAGAGCCCGGAAGATGCCGTCGGACCGACGGCAAGAAATGGCGGTGCACGAGAAACGCAGTTGGTGACCAGAAGTACTGCGAGCGGCATCTGAATCGGGGCCGCCATCGTTCAAGAAAGCCGGTGGAAGGACCCTGCGGTCGAGCCACGCGCCCGACGCCTTTCATCTCCTCTTCGCAGGCTGGTCTCGGCAGTCGATCATGCGACGGCTTGGCAATGGCTCGGCAGCAGATGAGCAACCTGCAGCCACAGCTCAATCG GATTAAACTAAGCGAAGAGAAGGCAAGCACTCGTTCTAAGGTCTCGGAAGAACTCTGCAAGCTAACCTTGCTCAGCTCATTCCCATGTCCAAAACTCTCCTTTCATGAAGATTTTGGATTCGTTTCCACTTGTTCCTCctctcttcccccgagcagctccCGGATAGACAACAAGAGGAATGTCCTCCCACCTTTTGAACTGGATGAGCAACAGCTCCAACCTCGACAATTCACCTGGTATGGGAGAGGAGACATGCAGTTCGACAGCGACGAGCTCTCTGCCCCCATGCCAATGATTTCCGACTTCTTGTCCTGCTCTTCCTCTCCACATGAATCGAGTGTCATTTGGGAAGGCTCTGCCGGTGGGCCGCTTGCAGAGGCTTTGAAGAACACTGGCAAGGCTCCAGATCATGCTAAGCAATCATCCTTGGATCTCAGTGTGTGGCCGCACTACAAGTAG
- the LOC135636128 gene encoding uncharacterized protein LOC135636128 → MSSIPKPMHHGRRLFELLEEQQEPFLLDVYLLEHGYSDRATRANDAAAFMCWPGSACRRLRRFGTNGFKRKRGGILRLLLDKVVYNKVVRKAWSWDGAVVGSGRWSIFGTLFEMKGKSNVVEFHRLSCSGGTEVDREDQCRAPSSSTQLSPVSVLELHSDEVEEEVSSISAHNWAAVEELLYGRCHDPKRANTKKHLYEPHHFVLDCLREVEGRLSTPHECSGPEKRGKNRDEEVLSYDNHGAALANLSRLIDSDFSKSGREWNHHQHEMTEVGTQIEHLIFEEIREETLVGILDCHCTLQRC, encoded by the exons ATGTCTTCCATTCCTAAGCCAATGCATCATGGCCGGAGGCTATTTGAGCTGCTGGAAGAGCAGCAAGAGCCTTTTCTTCTGGATGTCTATCTTTTGGAGCATGGGTACTCGGATAGAGCGACCAGAGCCAATGATGCTGCTGCATTCATGTGCTGGCCAGGGAGTGCTTGCAGAAGGCTAAGGAGGTTTGGCACCAATGGCTTCAAGAGGAAGAGAGGTGGGATTCTTAGGCTCCTGCTGGATAAGGTTGTCTACAACAAGGTCGTCAGGAAGGCTTGGAGTTGGGACGGTGCAGTCGTTGGCAGTGGAAGATGGAGCATCTTTGGAACGCTCTTCGAGATGAAAGGCAAATCCAACGTTGTGGAGTTCCACAGGCTATCATGTTCTGGTGGCACTGAAGTGGACAGGGAGGATCAGTGCAGGGCTCCGAGCTCCTCCACCCAGCTGAGCCCTGTGTCGGTGCTCGAACTGCACTCTGATGAAG TCGAGGAAGAGGTATCATCGATCTCAGCTCATAATTGGGCTGCCGTGGAGGAGCTCCTCTACGGCAGGTGCCATGATCCTAAGAGAGCCAACACAAAGAAGCACTTGTATGAACCCCACCACTTTGTGTTAGACTGCCTGAGGGAGGTGGAAGGAAGACTTTCGACTCCTCATGAATGCTCAGGTCCGGAGAAGAGAGGAAAGAACAGAGACGAGGAGGTGCTATCGTACGACAACCACGGAGCTGCTTTGGCTAACCTATCCCGATTGATCGACTCTGATTTCTCCAAGTCGGGGAGAGAGTGGAATCATCATCAGCATGAGATGACAGAGGTTGGGACTCAGATTGAGCACCTCATCTTCGAAGAGATCAGGGAAGAAACACTTGTTGGCATTCTAGATTGTCACTGTACATTGCAGAGATGTTGA
- the LOC135636495 gene encoding bZIP transcription factor 2-like has translation MLSLLDHGFAPDDFGPSWANKPAEAPEPDTRTAVSPEERRRLHRMISNRESARRCRMRRQRHLEELCARASTLRSENRDLANRLVGLAHRRLLVRLDNHRLLAEASVLSRRLADLRDYHYYYHHELVSHSAACFLGSN, from the coding sequence ATGCTGTCCCTCCTCGACCACGGCTTCGCGCCCGACGACTTCGGGCCGTCGTGGGCCAACAAGCCGGCGGAGGCGCCCGAACCGGACACCCGCACGGCCGTCTCCCCGGAGGAGCGGCGACGGCTCCACCGCATGATCTCCAACCGCGAGTCCGCACGCCGCTGCCGCATGCGAAGGCAGCGCCACCTCGAGGAGCTCTGCGCCCGGGCGAGCACGCTCCGGTCCGAGAACCGCGACCTCGCGAACCGGCTCGTCGGCCTCGCCCACCGCCGCCTCCTCGTCCGCCTGGACAACCACCGTCTCCTCGCCGAGGCCTCCGTCCTCTCCCGGCGTCTCGCCGACCTCCGCGACTACCACTACTACTACCACCACGAACTGGTTTCTCACAGCGCCGCGTGTTTTCTTGGGTCGAATTAA